Proteins from a single region of Pungitius pungitius chromosome 4, fPunPun2.1, whole genome shotgun sequence:
- the LOC119197131 gene encoding cytochrome P450 1A1 translates to MGLMVLPFVGPVSVSEGLFAVTTLCLVYLIYKFFHTEIPKGLRRLPGPKPLPIIGNLLELGSRPYLSLTAMSKRYGHIFQIQIGMRPVVVLSGNDTVRQALVKQGDDFSGRPDLYSFSFINDGKSLAFSTDKAGVWRARRKLAYSALRSFSTLEGTTPEYSCMLEEHILKEGKYLIQQLKDVMAADGSFDPFRHIVVSVANVICGMCFGRRYSHDDQELLSLVNLSDEFSQVAGNGNPADFIPALRFLPNALLAKFKDINARFNIFVQKIVSEHYATYDKDHIRDITDSLIDHCEDRKLDENSNVQMSDEKIVGIVNDLFGAGFDTISTALSWSVMYMVAHPEIQERLHQELKDKVGLDRFPLLSDKPNLPFLEAFILESLRHSSFLPFTIPHCTTKDTSLNGYFIPKDTCVFINQWQVNQDPELWKDPSTFNPDRFLSADGTEVNKMKGERVMAFGMGKRRCIGEVIARNELYLFLAVIVQNLHFHAIPGEPLDMTPEYGLTMKHKRCHLRATMRAGSEE, encoded by the exons ATGGGGCTTATGGTGCTACCATTTGTTGGTCCGGTGTCGGTGTCTGAGGGCCTGTTTGCTGTGACAACGCTGTGTCTGGTCTACCTGATCTACAAGTTTTTCCACACCGAGATCCCCAAGGGGCTCCGCCGCCTGCCCGGGCCGAAGCCCCTGCCCATCATCGGGAACCTGCTGGAGCTGGGCAGCAGGCCCTACCTCAGCCTCACCGCCATGAGCAAGCGCTACGGCCACATCTTCCAGATCCAAATCGGCATGCGGCCCGTGGTGGTGCTCAGTGGCAATGACACGGTGCGCCAGGCCCTCGTCAAGCAAGGGGACGATTTCTCCGGCCGACCCGACCTGTACAGCTTCAGTTTCATCAACGACGGCAAGAGCCTGGCCTTCAGCACGGACAAGGCCGGCGTCTGGCGCGCCCGCCGGAAGCTGGCCTACAGCGCCCTGCGCTCCTTCTCCACCCTGGAGGGAACGACCCCCGAGTACTCGTGCATGCTGGAGGAGCACATCCTCAAGGAGGGCAAGTACCTGATCCAGCAGCTCAAAGACGTCATGGCGGCCGACGGCAGCTTCGACCCCTTCCGCCACATCGTGGTCTCCGTCGCCAACGTGATCTGCGGCATGTGCTTCGGCCGCCGCTACAGCCACGACGACCAGGAGCTGTTGAGCCTGGTGAACCTCAGCGACGAGTTCAGCCAGGTGGCGGGGAACGGCAACCCCGCGGACTTCATCCCGGCTCTCCGCTTCCTGCCCAACGCCTTGTTGGCAAAGTTTAAGGACATCAACGCACGCTTCAACATATTTGTTCAGAAGATCGTCAGCGAGCACTACGCCACCTATGACAAG GACCACATTCGTGACATCACCGACTCCCTGATCGATCACTGCGAGGACCGGAAGCTGGACGAGAACTCCAACGTGCAGATGTCAGACGAGAAGATTGTGGGAATTGTCAATGACCTGTTTGGAGCGG GTTTTGACACCATCAGCACTGCATTGTCTTGGTCAGTGATGTACATGGTGGCTCACCCGGAGATACAAGAGAGGCTTCATCAAGAGCTGA AGGACAAAGTGGGTCTGGATCGCTTTCCCCTCCTCTCCGACAAACCCAACCTCCCCTTTCTGGAGGCCTTCATCCTGGAGTCCCTTCGCCATTCTTCATTCCTGCCCTTCACCATCCCTCATTG CACCACAAAAGACACGTCTCTGAATGGCTACTTCATTCCCAAAGACACCTGCGTCTTCATCAATCAGTGGCAGGTCAACCAAGATCC CGAGCTGTGGAAAGACCCGTCCACCTTCAACCCGGACCGCTTCCTGAGTGCCGACGGCACCGAGGTCAACAAGATGAAGGGGGAGAGGGTGATGGCCTTCGGCATGGGCAAGCGTCGCTGCATTGGCGAGGTCATCGCACGGAACGAGTTGTACCTCTTCTTGGCGGTCATCGTCCAGAACCTGCACTTCCACGCGATACCCGGAGAGCCGCTGGACATGACCCCAGAATACGGCCTCACAATGAAGCACAAGCGCTGCCACCTGAGAGCGACGATGCGAGCCGGGAGTGAGGAGTGA